One part of the Microlunatus elymi genome encodes these proteins:
- the trmD gene encoding tRNA (guanosine(37)-N1)-methyltransferase TrmD, translating to MKIDVVSIFPDYLQPLRLSLVGKAIENGIVDLDVHDLRHWTHDRHRTVDDTPYGGGAGMVMRPEPWGEALDDLAPETGAGTPRLLIMTPAGRPFSQAMAEELAGEDHLIFACGRYEGVDARVGVDAGKRMRTDEISIGDYVLNGGEVASLVIIEAVVRLLPGVIGNPESLTEESHATGQDHLLEYPIYTKPPTWRGLDVPEILFSGHHAKIADWRRQRAEELTRERRPDLLPPVPAASTITIERATAADAGQILTVQRAAFVSEALVNQTLALPAFTQSVEELTESMSRAVVLVARQDARVIGSVLGRPDEDGNWYIGRLVVAPDRQGEGIGSRLLREVEAAAPSGSARFRLVTGAAGPNIAFYGRHGYHVAAHGTHEGSPIVQLEKELVSAG from the coding sequence ATGAAGATCGACGTCGTCTCGATCTTCCCTGACTACCTGCAACCGCTGCGACTTTCCCTTGTGGGCAAGGCGATCGAGAACGGCATCGTCGATCTCGACGTTCATGATCTCCGCCACTGGACGCATGATCGACATCGCACCGTCGACGACACTCCGTACGGTGGTGGCGCCGGGATGGTGATGAGACCCGAGCCGTGGGGCGAGGCGCTGGACGACCTCGCACCCGAGACCGGAGCCGGGACGCCGCGATTGTTGATCATGACCCCGGCCGGCCGGCCGTTCAGCCAGGCGATGGCCGAGGAACTCGCCGGTGAAGATCATCTGATCTTCGCCTGCGGCCGCTACGAGGGCGTCGACGCCCGGGTCGGCGTCGACGCGGGCAAGAGGATGCGTACCGACGAGATCAGCATCGGTGACTACGTCCTGAACGGTGGCGAGGTGGCCAGCCTGGTGATCATCGAAGCGGTGGTCCGGCTGCTGCCCGGAGTGATCGGCAATCCGGAGTCGCTGACCGAGGAGTCGCACGCCACCGGCCAGGATCATCTGCTCGAATACCCGATCTACACCAAGCCGCCGACCTGGCGCGGCCTGGACGTGCCCGAGATCCTGTTCTCCGGCCACCACGCCAAGATCGCCGACTGGCGACGCCAACGCGCCGAGGAGTTGACCCGGGAACGACGGCCCGACCTGCTGCCACCGGTCCCGGCCGCGAGCACGATCACCATCGAGCGCGCCACCGCCGCCGACGCCGGCCAGATCCTCACCGTGCAGCGCGCCGCATTCGTGTCCGAGGCGCTGGTCAACCAGACCCTGGCGCTGCCGGCGTTCACCCAGAGCGTCGAGGAACTGACCGAGAGCATGAGCCGCGCGGTGGTGCTGGTGGCCCGCCAGGACGCCCGGGTGATCGGCTCGGTGCTCGGCCGACCGGATGAGGACGGCAATTGGTACATCGGCCGGCTGGTGGTGGCTCCGGACCGGCAGGGCGAGGGCATCGGCAGCAGGCTGCTGCGGGAGGTCGAGGCGGCCGCGCCGTCCGGCAGCGCCCGGTTCCGCCTGGTGACCGGAGCGGCCGGCCCGAACATCGCGTTCTACGGCCGGCACGGCTATCACGTCGCCGCCCACGGCACCCATGAAGGTTCGCCGATCGTGCAGCTGGAGAAGGAGTTGGTGTCCGCCGGATAG
- a CDS encoding carbohydrate ABC transporter permease, with the protein MALTVARSATRSRRPPKTPRIPKARRIKDPAVDRGYQVVNYCVLGFFTVAVLYPLIYVFSSSVSSGYAIASGKVVLWPVGLNFEAYKTIFSSPHILIGLGNSIFYAVVGAMIGTALTILAAYPLSRKDLYGRRPLMFFLLIPTLFSAGIIPNYVVVQQLGLLNTRWAIVLPAAMTVFNVIITRTFYQLNIPDELLEAGKVDGASNLRFFLSIALPLSKPIIAVNMLFYAVGQWNSWFSAMIYLTNTDLYPLQLVLREVLTLGSVNPDQVGSMSAAEFAHRQDLFNKLRYALIVVAMLPPLIAYPFVQRHFVKGALIGSLK; encoded by the coding sequence GTGGCTCTCACCGTTGCCAGATCGGCCACGCGATCTCGCCGACCGCCGAAAACGCCTCGGATACCGAAGGCGCGCCGGATCAAGGATCCGGCAGTCGACCGTGGCTACCAGGTCGTCAACTACTGCGTCCTCGGTTTCTTCACCGTCGCCGTGCTGTACCCGCTGATCTACGTCTTCAGCAGTTCGGTCAGCAGCGGCTACGCGATCGCCAGCGGGAAGGTCGTTCTGTGGCCGGTAGGTCTCAACTTCGAGGCGTACAAGACGATCTTCAGCTCTCCGCACATCCTGATCGGGCTGGGCAACTCGATCTTCTACGCCGTCGTCGGCGCCATGATCGGCACCGCACTGACCATCCTGGCGGCCTACCCGCTCTCCCGCAAAGACCTCTACGGACGCCGCCCGTTGATGTTCTTCCTGCTGATCCCGACGCTGTTCTCGGCCGGCATCATCCCCAACTACGTGGTGGTTCAGCAGCTCGGTCTGCTCAACACCCGCTGGGCGATCGTGTTGCCGGCGGCGATGACGGTCTTCAACGTGATCATCACCCGGACCTTCTACCAGCTGAACATCCCGGACGAGCTGTTGGAGGCGGGCAAGGTCGACGGGGCCAGCAACCTGCGCTTCTTCCTGAGCATCGCGCTGCCGTTGTCCAAGCCGATCATCGCGGTGAACATGCTGTTCTACGCGGTCGGTCAGTGGAACAGCTGGTTCTCGGCGATGATCTACCTGACCAACACCGATCTCTACCCGTTGCAGTTGGTGCTGCGTGAGGTGCTGACCCTGGGCTCGGTCAATCCCGATCAGGTCGGCAGCATGAGCGCGGCCGAGTTCGCCCACCGGCAGGACCTCTTCAACAAGCTGCGGTACGCGTTGATCGTGGTCGCGATGCTGCCGCCGCTGATCGCCTACCCGTTCGTCCAACGACACTTCGTCAAGGGCGCGTTGATCGGATCCCTCAAGTGA
- the rpsP gene encoding 30S ribosomal protein S16, producing the protein MAVKIRLKRLGKIRTPHYRIVVADSRTKRDGRAIEEIGQYHPKNDPSIIKVDSERAQYWLSVGAQPTEAVVALLKRTGDWQKFSGDTSPSGIDPQPEKKDKLAAFNAALAEKGSEPVSKAITEDKKSDAADAKAEDAAAADSSAEADAGSES; encoded by the coding sequence GTGGCTGTCAAGATTCGTCTGAAGCGTCTGGGCAAGATCCGGACGCCGCATTACCGCATCGTCGTCGCCGATTCCCGGACCAAGCGGGACGGGCGTGCGATCGAGGAGATCGGTCAGTACCACCCGAAGAACGATCCGTCGATCATCAAGGTCGACTCCGAGCGTGCGCAGTACTGGCTGTCCGTTGGCGCCCAGCCGACCGAGGCCGTCGTCGCGCTGCTGAAGCGGACCGGTGACTGGCAGAAGTTCTCCGGCGACACCAGCCCGTCCGGCATCGATCCGCAGCCGGAGAAGAAGGACAAGCTGGCCGCCTTCAACGCCGCGCTGGCCGAGAAGGGCAGCGAGCCGGTCTCCAAGGCGATCACCGAGGACAAGAAGTCCGACGCCGCCGACGCAAAGGCCGAGGACGCGGCCGCCGCCGATTCCTCCGCCGAGGCCGACGCCGGCAGCGAGTCCTGA
- a CDS encoding ABC transporter permease translates to MSTITATRPNPTDQQLEPVRERSAIVRYLTHCLVLAKRSLIKTMRTPEALVDVTIQPVIFLGLFTYIFGGAIAGGSQSDYLQFLLPGILGQTIAMAGISLGSNLNSDIEKGVFDRFRALPIGRAVPLVGAVMADVVRYLILVLVTVGVGTIMGFRFQGSVAGAIGGIALAIGFALCFVWVSVFIGMKARTSGAVTGLSMLIVMPLSFGSNVFVPTGTMPGWLQTFVKVNPMTHLVSAMRELFTGQPWTTDVLWTLAWMALLLIVFVPLAVRAYRRRV, encoded by the coding sequence ATGAGCACCATCACCGCCACCCGACCGAACCCCACCGACCAGCAACTGGAACCGGTCCGGGAACGATCCGCGATCGTCAGGTACCTGACACATTGTCTGGTGCTGGCCAAACGCAGCTTGATCAAGACCATGCGGACACCGGAGGCGCTGGTCGACGTGACCATCCAGCCGGTGATCTTCCTCGGCCTGTTCACCTACATCTTCGGCGGCGCGATCGCCGGCGGCTCGCAGAGTGACTATCTGCAGTTCCTGCTGCCCGGCATCCTCGGCCAGACCATCGCGATGGCCGGGATCAGCCTGGGATCGAATCTGAACAGCGACATCGAGAAGGGCGTCTTCGACCGCTTCCGGGCGTTGCCGATCGGCCGGGCGGTGCCGCTGGTCGGCGCGGTGATGGCCGACGTGGTCCGCTATCTGATCTTGGTCCTGGTGACCGTCGGGGTCGGTACGATCATGGGATTTCGCTTCCAGGGAAGCGTTGCCGGGGCCATCGGCGGGATTGCGCTGGCGATCGGCTTCGCCCTCTGCTTCGTCTGGGTGTCGGTGTTCATCGGGATGAAGGCCCGTACCTCGGGCGCTGTCACCGGCCTGAGCATGTTGATCGTGATGCCGCTGAGCTTCGGCAGCAACGTGTTCGTCCCGACCGGCACCATGCCCGGCTGGCTGCAGACCTTCGTCAAGGTCAACCCGATGACCCATCTGGTGTCGGCAATGCGGGAGCTGTTCACCGGCCAACCCTGGACCACCGACGTGCTTTGGACGCTGGCCTGGATGGCGCTGCTGCTGATCGTCTTCGTCCCGCTGGCCGTGCGCGCCTACCGGCGCCGGGTCTAG
- a CDS encoding ABC transporter permease, producing MTAESVGSELTEPQRAAVELEQARATTRTAGSEHRRRSPLKRIAENWQLYLMLIPPIAYAVVFLYWPLYGLQIAFRNYNIVDGITGSPWVGLQYLQQFVTSYQFWPVLKNTLILNIYELFALFPLPVILALLLNSVRNAAYRRGVQLITYAPHFISTVVLVGMMVMLFSPNGGIVNQGIGLLGHSSVDFFASPTIFRNMYVWSGAWQTLGWSAIIYLAALAGVDPQLHEAAKMDGANILRRIWHIDFPAVIPVTITLLILNMGSMLSSGFEKVLLMQTPLNLSASEVLDTYTYRVGLASTVPQFSYATAIGLFRSVFALILLLLANWLARRVSRSNSLF from the coding sequence GTGACCGCCGAGAGCGTCGGCAGCGAGCTGACCGAGCCGCAGCGGGCCGCCGTCGAATTGGAGCAGGCTCGGGCAACGACGCGTACCGCCGGTTCGGAGCACCGGCGCCGCTCGCCGCTGAAGCGGATCGCCGAGAACTGGCAGCTCTACCTGATGCTGATCCCGCCGATCGCGTACGCGGTGGTCTTCCTCTACTGGCCGCTGTACGGCCTGCAGATCGCCTTCCGCAACTACAACATCGTCGACGGCATCACCGGCAGCCCGTGGGTCGGACTGCAGTACCTCCAGCAGTTCGTCACCTCGTACCAGTTCTGGCCGGTGCTGAAAAACACCCTGATCCTGAACATCTACGAGCTGTTCGCGCTGTTCCCGCTGCCGGTCATCCTGGCGCTGCTGCTGAACAGCGTCCGCAATGCCGCGTACCGCCGCGGCGTGCAGCTGATCACGTACGCACCGCACTTCATCTCCACCGTGGTGCTGGTCGGCATGATGGTGATGTTGTTCTCGCCCAACGGCGGCATCGTCAACCAGGGCATCGGTCTGCTCGGCCACAGTTCGGTCGACTTCTTCGCCAGCCCGACGATCTTCCGCAACATGTACGTCTGGTCCGGCGCGTGGCAGACGCTGGGCTGGTCGGCGATCATCTACCTGGCCGCGTTGGCCGGCGTCGACCCGCAGCTGCACGAAGCGGCGAAGATGGACGGTGCCAACATCCTGCGCCGGATCTGGCACATCGACTTCCCGGCCGTCATCCCGGTCACCATCACCTTGTTGATCTTGAACATGGGTTCGATGCTGTCCAGCGGGTTCGAGAAGGTGCTGCTGATGCAGACACCGCTGAACCTGTCCGCCTCCGAGGTGCTCGACACCTACACCTATCGGGTGGGTCTGGCCTCGACGGTCCCGCAATTCTCTTATGCCACAGCGATCGGGCTGTTCCGCTCGGTGTTCGCGCTGATCCTGCTGCTGCTGGCGAACTGGCTGGCTCGCCGGGTCAGCCGCAGCAACAGCCTCTTCTGA
- a CDS encoding type 2 periplasmic-binding domain-containing protein, giving the protein MSSPFTPKARLSRRSLLTGAAVAASAIALPSALTACSGGDKTKSPSGGSNLPKDLDKAKPVEFGAETEGILYPSPYKGPKARTLPKFADGSTSFRVVVPQDATVVGDWNKNKFSQIMEDTTGVKVQYDAVLVTTPDGSSDLTKINAMIASGDLPDAFMSVGLSRDQISLYGQQGLFTPLEDLIRVYAPGMREMYEQNPDIKQANLAQDGHIYNFGGVNDCFHCRSAGARAFVNKKYLEKVGADMPTTTEEFRSLLQLFKKKNPSGKPGFLPFMGGDVTYDPVDLFMMGPFIYNPGAVAGQAYLKLNNGQVQFVANTDEWREGLRFMRQLYDDGTLTKQTFTIKGDDLTKLGNNGLIGVCRAFNWAAWITMTPGDNQPWEDYIPMTPLKGPQGVQVASWTYGANPFTTSLVITKNCKNPEQLVQWADAQLDLLRIQQSYRGDQPRDWRWAEKGELGETRKQAIYGPGTKSEGAPAGTTWNQYGIMYRSADYRAAGVTDPTVPNLDLIAEKVYQPHAQPEDQFLPSLLFDPSVTAQRGDTEANLTKQVSINMAKFATAELDINSDTAWKNYTSTLDKMGLPAYVKQAQEAYDKRPK; this is encoded by the coding sequence ATGTCATCACCATTCACTCCCAAGGCACGGCTGTCCCGCCGGAGCCTGCTGACCGGCGCCGCGGTCGCCGCCTCGGCGATCGCCCTGCCGTCCGCGCTGACGGCCTGCAGCGGCGGCGACAAAACCAAGAGCCCGTCCGGCGGCAGCAATCTGCCCAAGGACCTGGACAAGGCCAAGCCGGTCGAGTTCGGCGCCGAGACCGAGGGCATCCTCTACCCGTCGCCGTACAAGGGTCCGAAGGCGCGCACGCTGCCGAAGTTCGCCGACGGCAGCACGTCGTTCCGGGTCGTCGTACCGCAGGACGCGACCGTGGTCGGCGACTGGAACAAGAACAAGTTCTCCCAGATCATGGAGGACACCACCGGCGTCAAGGTCCAGTACGACGCGGTGCTCGTCACCACCCCGGACGGCAGCTCCGACCTGACCAAGATCAACGCGATGATCGCCTCGGGCGACCTGCCGGACGCGTTCATGAGTGTCGGGCTGTCCCGGGATCAGATCTCGCTGTACGGCCAGCAGGGGTTGTTCACCCCGCTGGAGGACCTGATCCGGGTGTACGCCCCGGGCATGCGGGAGATGTACGAGCAGAATCCCGACATCAAGCAGGCCAACCTGGCCCAGGACGGCCACATCTACAACTTCGGCGGTGTGAACGACTGCTTCCACTGCCGCAGCGCCGGCGCCCGCGCCTTCGTGAACAAGAAGTACCTGGAGAAGGTCGGCGCGGACATGCCGACCACGACCGAGGAATTCCGTTCGCTGCTGCAGCTGTTCAAGAAGAAGAACCCCAGCGGCAAGCCGGGCTTCCTGCCCTTCATGGGCGGCGACGTCACCTACGACCCGGTCGACCTGTTCATGATGGGCCCGTTCATCTACAACCCCGGCGCGGTCGCGGGCCAGGCCTACCTGAAGCTGAACAACGGCCAGGTCCAGTTCGTGGCGAACACCGACGAATGGCGTGAGGGGCTGCGTTTCATGCGGCAGCTCTACGACGACGGCACGCTGACCAAGCAGACCTTCACGATCAAGGGCGACGACCTGACCAAGCTCGGCAACAACGGGCTGATCGGCGTCTGCCGCGCGTTCAACTGGGCCGCCTGGATCACCATGACCCCGGGCGACAACCAGCCGTGGGAGGACTACATCCCGATGACGCCGTTGAAGGGTCCGCAGGGCGTCCAGGTCGCCAGCTGGACCTACGGCGCCAACCCGTTCACCACCTCGCTGGTGATCACCAAGAACTGCAAGAACCCCGAGCAACTGGTCCAGTGGGCCGACGCCCAGCTCGATCTGCTGCGGATCCAGCAGTCCTACCGCGGCGATCAGCCGAGGGACTGGCGCTGGGCCGAGAAGGGCGAACTGGGCGAGACCCGCAAGCAGGCGATCTACGGTCCGGGCACCAAGTCCGAGGGCGCACCGGCGGGGACCACCTGGAATCAGTACGGGATCATGTACCGCTCGGCCGACTACCGTGCGGCCGGCGTCACCGATCCGACGGTCCCCAACCTGGACCTGATCGCGGAGAAGGTCTACCAGCCGCATGCCCAGCCGGAGGACCAGTTCCTGCCGTCGCTGCTCTTCGACCCGTCGGTCACGGCTCAGCGTGGCGACACCGAGGCCAACCTGACCAAGCAGGTGTCGATCAACATGGCCAAGTTCGCCACCGCGGAACTGGACATCAACAGCGACACCGCCTGGAAGAACTACACCTCCACGTTGGACAAGATGGGCCTGCCGGCGTACGTCAAGCAGGCTCAGGAGGCGTACGACAAGCGTCCGAAGTGA
- the rimM gene encoding ribosome maturation factor RimM (Essential for efficient processing of 16S rRNA) → MDLTEIVVGVITRAHGVRGEVAVSLRTDEPERRFAVGQVLRAEPGSGRTGGAPGNFTPNTFTPNTFTVVRTRDHQGRWLVTFAELTDRNAAEAARGIRLVADVPADERPADDEEYYDRQLVGLSVRLQGVDGPIGTVKSVLHLPAQDVLEIRTDHGIRMVPFVSELVPEIDLETGRVLVADVAGLLDDDLDEADDQEQQR, encoded by the coding sequence ATGGACCTCACCGAGATCGTCGTGGGCGTGATCACTCGCGCCCACGGCGTACGCGGTGAGGTCGCTGTGTCTCTGCGTACCGACGAACCGGAACGGCGTTTCGCCGTCGGGCAGGTGCTGCGCGCCGAGCCCGGCAGCGGTCGAACCGGAGGAGCGCCCGGCAACTTCACGCCCAACACCTTCACGCCCAACACCTTCACGGTGGTGCGGACCCGCGACCATCAGGGACGCTGGCTGGTCACGTTCGCCGAACTGACCGACCGCAACGCGGCCGAGGCCGCCCGCGGCATCCGGCTGGTTGCCGACGTCCCCGCCGACGAGCGCCCGGCCGACGACGAGGAGTACTACGACCGCCAGCTGGTCGGGCTGTCGGTCCGGCTGCAGGGGGTCGACGGACCCATCGGCACGGTGAAGTCCGTACTGCACCTGCCCGCCCAGGACGTACTGGAGATCCGTACCGATCACGGCATCCGGATGGTCCCGTTCGTCTCCGAACTGGTGCCCGAGATTGATCTTGAAACAGGCCGGGTGCTGGTCGCCGATGTGGCCGGGCTGCTCGATGATGATCTTGACGAGGCGGACGATCAGGAGCAGCAACGATGA
- a CDS encoding RNA-binding protein — MLADALDHLVRGIVSNPDDVQVRDKDLRRGRLLEVRVHPSDIGKVIGRNGRTASALRTVIGALAGREQVRVDFVDLEHRGGGRSGRSRARR, encoded by the coding sequence ATGCTCGCCGACGCACTCGATCATCTGGTTCGCGGCATCGTCAGCAACCCCGACGATGTGCAGGTCCGGGACAAGGACCTGCGTCGCGGCCGCCTGCTCGAGGTCCGAGTGCACCCGTCCGACATCGGCAAGGTGATCGGCCGGAACGGGCGGACGGCGTCCGCGCTGCGGACCGTGATCGGCGCGCTGGCCGGACGCGAGCAGGTGCGGGTCGACTTCGTCGATCTCGAGCACCGTGGCGGCGGCCGGAGCGGCCGTTCGCGGGCGCGTCGCTGA
- a CDS encoding NAD-dependent epimerase/dehydratase family protein — MADILFIGGTGIISAAAVRRAFGVGHNVTVLNRGQSSIRPLPDQVEQVQADIREPDTVREALGDRSFDTVLDFVAFVPEHVDTDAELFAGRAGQYVFISSASAYQTPPGPMPVTEQMPLDNPFWQYSRDKIACEQRIRAFDGLDWTIVRPSHTYDRTALPIEGRWTAIDRMRRGLPVVVHGDGTSLWTITHTDDFAVGLVGLLGNSGALGQAIHITNEWPIAWNEIYTQLARAAGVAEPELVHVASQTIAAVHPDWGPGLVGDKAHTMIFDNSLLRSLVPEYAPRINFAEGAAEIIDWYDADPARRQVDPEIDAVIDKLCAIPDSFIG; from the coding sequence ATGGCGGACATCTTGTTCATCGGCGGGACCGGCATCATCAGTGCGGCCGCCGTGCGGCGCGCTTTCGGGGTCGGGCACAACGTCACCGTGCTGAATCGGGGACAGTCCTCGATCCGGCCGCTGCCGGACCAGGTCGAGCAGGTGCAGGCCGACATCCGCGAGCCGGACACCGTACGGGAGGCGCTCGGCGACCGCAGCTTCGACACCGTACTGGACTTCGTCGCGTTCGTCCCCGAGCACGTCGACACCGACGCGGAGCTCTTCGCCGGACGCGCCGGGCAGTACGTCTTCATCAGCTCCGCCTCGGCCTATCAGACCCCGCCCGGACCGATGCCGGTGACCGAGCAGATGCCGCTGGACAACCCGTTCTGGCAGTACTCGCGGGACAAGATCGCTTGTGAGCAAAGGATCCGAGCGTTCGACGGTCTGGACTGGACGATTGTCCGCCCGTCGCACACGTACGACCGGACGGCGTTGCCGATCGAGGGCCGGTGGACAGCGATCGACCGGATGCGGCGTGGCCTGCCCGTCGTCGTCCACGGCGACGGCACCTCACTGTGGACGATCACCCACACCGACGACTTCGCCGTCGGCCTGGTCGGCCTGCTGGGCAACTCGGGCGCGCTCGGGCAGGCGATCCACATCACCAACGAGTGGCCGATCGCCTGGAACGAGATCTACACCCAGCTGGCGCGGGCGGCCGGTGTCGCCGAGCCCGAGCTGGTCCACGTCGCCTCCCAGACGATCGCAGCGGTGCATCCCGACTGGGGCCCGGGACTGGTCGGCGACAAGGCCCACACGATGATCTTCGACAACAGCCTGCTCCGCTCGCTGGTGCCCGAGTACGCGCCCAGGATCAACTTCGCCGAGGGCGCGGCCGAAATCATCGACTGGTACGACGCCGACCCGGCCCGGCGCCAGGTCGATCCCGAGATCGACGCCGTGATCGACAAACTCTGCGCCATCCCTGACTCCTTCATCGGCTGA
- a CDS encoding ATP-binding cassette domain-containing protein — translation MSAIIEASGLRKRFGTTQALDGVDLSAEQGSVLGVLGPNGAGKTTAVRILATLLQPDQGTARIDGYDVVNQPQKVREAVGLTGQYASVDEDLTGTENLVMIGQLLNLSGFQARARAKELLSWFDLSEAAGKPAKKYSGGMRRRLDLAASLVGRPAVIFLDEPTTGLDPAKREDMWDVIRDLVSEGSTVLLTTQYLDEADALADRISVIDQGRVIANDTADGLKRVIGGHRIKVRPSDADQLGAVRELLGRIGTGEVEVTGRNTLTVPVADESLLPVVVSQLADRRIGVTELSLHLPTLDEVFLTLTGKKATDDEEEAA, via the coding sequence ATGAGCGCAATCATCGAGGCCTCCGGACTACGGAAGCGCTTCGGCACCACCCAGGCCCTGGACGGCGTCGACCTGTCCGCCGAACAGGGCAGCGTGCTCGGTGTCCTCGGCCCGAACGGCGCCGGCAAGACGACCGCGGTCCGGATCCTGGCCACCCTGCTGCAGCCCGACCAGGGCACCGCCCGGATCGACGGGTACGACGTCGTCAACCAACCGCAGAAGGTCCGCGAGGCGGTCGGCCTGACCGGTCAGTACGCCTCTGTGGACGAGGATCTGACCGGCACCGAGAACCTGGTGATGATCGGTCAGCTGCTCAACCTGAGCGGTTTCCAGGCGCGGGCTCGGGCCAAGGAACTGCTGAGCTGGTTCGATCTCAGCGAGGCCGCCGGCAAACCGGCGAAGAAGTACTCCGGCGGCATGCGTCGCCGTCTCGATCTTGCCGCCAGCCTGGTCGGCCGGCCGGCGGTGATCTTCCTGGATGAACCGACCACCGGTCTCGATCCGGCCAAGCGGGAGGACATGTGGGACGTCATCCGCGACCTGGTCTCGGAAGGTTCGACGGTGCTGCTGACCACGCAGTACCTGGACGAGGCCGACGCGCTGGCCGACCGGATCTCGGTCATCGATCAGGGCCGAGTGATCGCCAACGACACCGCCGACGGTCTGAAGCGGGTGATCGGCGGACACCGGATCAAGGTCCGGCCGTCGGATGCCGACCAGCTCGGCGCCGTACGGGAGTTGCTGGGTCGGATCGGCACCGGCGAGGTCGAAGTGACCGGACGGAACACGCTGACCGTACCGGTTGCCGACGAGTCGCTGCTGCCGGTCGTGGTCAGTCAACTGGCCGATCGCCGGATCGGCGTCACCGAACTTTCGCTGCACCTGCCGACGCTGGACGAGGTCTTCCTCACCCTGACCGGCAAGAAGGCAACCGACGATGAGGAGGAAGCAGCATGA